From the Sanguibacter sp. HDW7 genome, the window ATGCCTGCCCACAGGGCGTCGTCGACGAGCGGGGCGAGGGCAGGGGCGTGCTCGGCCGCGAGCGGCACGAGCCTCACGCCGCGACCGACGAGGGTGGGGGTCGTCGTCATGCGCCCACCCTCACACGTCGGCCGCCCACGCCGCAGCCGCTTTCCAGCGCGGCCGACGCACGCGACGCACGCGACGCACGCGAGCTAGTCCTCCCGACGCGACCTAGGACACCTGCAGCACTATCTCGCGACCACAGGACTAGCTCGGCGGGAGAGGACTGTCTCGTGCGCCCCGACAACCCAGCAGAGTCGGGCAGTCGGGCAACGTCGCGCCCATGCACGGCTCGCCGGGACGCACCCGGACGCGCGCGACCTAGTCCTCCCGACGCGACCTAGGACGTCTGCAGCACTATCTCGAGGCCACAGGACTACCTCGGCCGGAGAGGACTATCTCGCGCGGGCTGGGCGGCCGCTCAGCGCTGCGGGCGCGGGCGTCGGGCCTTGCCGCGCAGTCGTGGGCCGCGCCACCGGCGCGACGCCGTGCCGGCGCCGACCGCCCCGGGGACGTCGAGCGCGACGTCGTCGGACGACGAAACGTCACCCACCGACGCGCCGACGGCCGCGAGCTGCGGGCCGCCGAGCTGCCCCTCGATGGCGCGCAGCGGGTCGATGCGGGCGATCAGTCGCTCGCGCACGCCCGGCCACTCGGTCGCGAGGATCGAGAACATCACCGAGTCGACGCGCGTGCCGTCGGGCCCGTCACGGAAGCCGCGCAGCGTGCCCTCGCGGGTCGCGCCGAGCCGCTCGATCGCGGCGAGCGAGCGCGAGTTGCGGGCGTCGGCGCGCATGGCGACACGGAAGACGTCCATGTGCTCGAACGCGTGCTCCAGGAGCAGGAACTTGGCCGCGGGGTTGATGAGGCGTCCCCACACTTCGCGGTCGTAGAACGTGCGGCCGATCTCGACGCGTCGGGCCTCGGGATCGTGCGCGACGAGCGCCGTCGAGCCCCGCACCTCGCCGCTGATGGCGTCGATGACGGCGAAGGGATAGCAGCCCTCGAGCGCGAGGGAGTCCTCGATGTAGTTCATCATGCCCACCTCGCCCTCGGGCAGGGGTGTGCTCATGCCTGCCCACAGGTCTGCGTCGACCATGCGGGCCAGGTCGCCGACGTGCTTCTGCGTCAGCGGCTCGAGGCGAAATCCGTGCCCCGAGAGAGTGCGATCGTGCTCCACAGCGAGAAATAAGAACACACCTCGGGCGCTGTGCCAACACCCGCGCGACGAACTGTGGGGAGACATCGCGAGACGCCACCTGCGGACAGGCCCGAGAAACCTCGGGAGCCGCAGAATTCCAACGCTCCGACGACTTCACCCGCGACACCCCGGCGACGCTCGTCACACGCTCCCGCACACCCCTCGGGCGCCCCGTCCGGCCACCGGGACGCACCGTGTCCGCAGGACGGAGCACCGGTAGCATCCGAGGCACCATCCAGAGCGGCCGAGTGACGTGGCACGACGACGCCGCAGCAACCCCCCGGACCGGGTCAGGGTGCTCCCGCCACGGCCGATGCCGAACGGAGAACGCCATGCCCTACGCAGGAGACGTCACCCCCCACGACGCCTGGGACCAGCTGACGATCGACCCCCGGACCGTCCTCGTCGACGTCCGGACCGTCGAGGAGTGGCTCGAGATCGGCGTGCCCGACTCCCCGAGCGACGACAAGCCCGTGCACTTCGTCGAGTGGGCGACGAACGACGGCCCCAACCCGCGCTTCCTCGCACAGCTCGAGGCCGCGGGCGTCGCCAAGGACGCGACGGTTCTCTTCATCTGCCGCTCGGGCGGCCGCTCGATCGCCGCCGCCGAGGCTGCGACGGCCGCCGGCTGGGCGTCTTCGTACAACGTGCTGCAGGGCTTCGAGGGCGACTTCGACGCGCTCGGCGGCCGCAGCGTCAACGGCTGGCTCAACGCAGGCCTCCCGACGACGACGTACGCCGGGCCCGCGGAGTGAGCCGCGGCCCGCTGCCCGAGGGCCTGCGTCCATCGACGCTCGCCGTCCGGGGCGGCCAGGAGCGCACGCCGTACGACGAGACCGCGGAGCCGCTGTTCCTCACGCAGGGGTACGTCTACTCGACCGCGGCGGAGTGCGAGGCGGCGTTCACCGAGGAGATCGACCGCTACGTCTACTCGCGCTACGGCAACCCCACGGTGACGAACTTCGAGGAGCGGCTGCGGCTCCTCGAGGGTGCCGAGGCGTGCTTCGCGACCGCGACCGGCATGTCCGCGGTGTTCACGGCGCTCGCAGCCGTCTGTCGCCAGGGCTCGCGCGTCGTCGCGTCGCGCGCGCTTTTCGGGTCGACGCTCGTGGTGCTCAACGACATCCTCGCCGGCTGGGGCGTCGTCACGGACCTCGTCGACGGGCACGACGTCGAGCAGTGGCGCGCGGCGCTCGCGACGCCGGCGGACGTCGTCTTCTTCGAGTCGCCGTCGAACCCCATGATGGACGTCGTCGACATGCGCGCGGTATCCGACCTCGCGCACGCGGCGGGCGCGATCGTCATGGTCGACAACGTCTTCGCGACGCCCGTCCTGTCGCGGCCGCTCGACTTCGGCGCGGACGTCGTCATCTACTCCGCGACGAAGCACATCGACGGGCAGGGGCGCGTGCTCGGCGGTGCGATCCTCGGCTCGAAGGAGTTCGTCAAGGGACCGGTGCAGCACCTCGTGCGGAACACGGGTCCGACGATGTCCGCGTTCAACGCGTGGGTGCTGCTGAAGTCCCTCGAGACAATGCCGCTGCGTGTGCGCGCGCAGTCCGCGGCAGCGCTCGAGATCGCGACGGCGCTCGAGGCCGACGACCGCGTCGGGCAGGTCCGCTACCCGTACCTGCCCTCGCACCCGCAGCACGAGCTCGCGGTGCAGCAGCAGTCGGCGGGCGGCACGGTCGTGACGTTCGACCTCGCGATGCCCGAGGGCACGACGCCCGAGCAGGCGAAGGAGCGGGCCTTCCGCTTCCTCGACGCGCTGCAGCTCATCGACATCTCGAACAACCTCGGCGACGCAAAGTCCCTGGTCACGCACCCGGCGACGACGACGCACCGTAAGGTCGGCGCGGCGGGCCGCGCGGCGGTCGGCATCGGCGAGACGACGATCCGCTTCTCGGTGGGTCTCGAGGACGTCGCAGACCTCCTGGCCGACGTCCGCCAGGCCCTCTCGGCATAGCGCGAGCACCCGGACACCGCACGGCGCCGCTCCCCTGCACGGGGCGCGGCGCCGTCGGCGTCTCTCCCCGGCGTCGCCGCCCCGACGCGGCGGCTGGGCGGCCCGCGCGCGGCGGCTGGGCGGCCCGCGCGCGGCGGCTGGGCGGCCCGCGCGCGGTTTTCAGGCCTGCACGCGGGTCTGAACCTGCGCGTAGGCCTGAAAACCGCGTGTAGGCGGTCGGCGCAGCGGCTGTCGTGGGGCGGTAGGGGCGGGATCAACGGGAGCCATCGCACCGGATGGCGGGCACGCGCGGCTGTCCACAGCGCAGCAGCCGGTCGGGCCGTCCACAGGATCCGGTCCCCGCCCCACGCACAGCGCGGCGCGTCGTGTGTCATGCGGGGATGCAACGTCGTAGCCCGACGGTTCCCCTCCGTCCGCCCACGCT encodes:
- a CDS encoding GNAT family N-acetyltransferase — its product is MEHDRTLSGHGFRLEPLTQKHVGDLARMVDADLWAGMSTPLPEGEVGMMNYIEDSLALEGCYPFAVIDAISGEVRGSTALVAHDPEARRVEIGRTFYDREVWGRLINPAAKFLLLEHAFEHMDVFRVAMRADARNSRSLAAIERLGATREGTLRGFRDGPDGTRVDSVMFSILATEWPGVRERLIARIDPLRAIEGQLGGPQLAAVGASVGDVSSSDDVALDVPGAVGAGTASRRWRGPRLRGKARRPRPQR
- a CDS encoding rhodanese-like domain-containing protein; translated protein: MPYAGDVTPHDAWDQLTIDPRTVLVDVRTVEEWLEIGVPDSPSDDKPVHFVEWATNDGPNPRFLAQLEAAGVAKDATVLFICRSGGRSIAAAEAATAAGWASSYNVLQGFEGDFDALGGRSVNGWLNAGLPTTTYAGPAE
- a CDS encoding O-succinylhomoserine sulfhydrylase — its product is MSRGPLPEGLRPSTLAVRGGQERTPYDETAEPLFLTQGYVYSTAAECEAAFTEEIDRYVYSRYGNPTVTNFEERLRLLEGAEACFATATGMSAVFTALAAVCRQGSRVVASRALFGSTLVVLNDILAGWGVVTDLVDGHDVEQWRAALATPADVVFFESPSNPMMDVVDMRAVSDLAHAAGAIVMVDNVFATPVLSRPLDFGADVVIYSATKHIDGQGRVLGGAILGSKEFVKGPVQHLVRNTGPTMSAFNAWVLLKSLETMPLRVRAQSAAALEIATALEADDRVGQVRYPYLPSHPQHELAVQQQSAGGTVVTFDLAMPEGTTPEQAKERAFRFLDALQLIDISNNLGDAKSLVTHPATTTHRKVGAAGRAAVGIGETTIRFSVGLEDVADLLADVRQALSA